Below is a genomic region from Periplaneta americana isolate PAMFEO1 chromosome 7, P.americana_PAMFEO1_priV1, whole genome shotgun sequence.
acTTGTACTTGTGACAATATCTAGAATGGTTGTTTGTACATTATGcgaaagtaaaaaattataatgtatttggggtggaagtacaaaaattaatctcagtccgttaaatttactacaaaaacgaataattaaaatttgtttgaagaaatgtttcgattatccaactaaattaatttattctgaatttaatgtatttaatattgaacaaatttataagtatacgctgttaaaattttatcataaaaatcgtaataagtttgtattacagacacacaattatgacacaagacgaaatattaattcaacattagtagaacctaaatgtctcacatctgctggtctaaagcatagcattaattttggccctcagttgtacaatgctttaactaaattacacccagaacttctaacatgtaacccactaacatataacaagaaaattagaaacgtgttaatatcttcaatttgattaaataaatttatagcatatgtgtatgaattaatcaacctatattatatttgtattctataattttgaaatatatattagtcctacttttcacgtgcgatattattcttctctagtgttaatattatattatataattccattgccgctgtaattatattttagttcctattttattttacttatttatttttattattattattattattttttattttaatattatatctgaactgcgaccgagcacgaacgctgctcattcggtctcaaattttgttaatactactgtatcttctttttttatattgcttgtattattttatttctatttctcttgtttgttttgtaattatactctttattctgtatatttaaatttaaatttgggaggggaggggggggggggggaagaaggaaaattaaaagaaacagcCACAAACTTTACATTAGAATATTCTTACCTTAGCCACTCTATTAAATAAGGCAGATCCTAGACCCTGTCCTCGGCAAGAAGGAGTTATATATAAATCTTCTAAATACAGAGCTTTCCCCTTCCAGGTGGAGTATGTGTAGAAATAGAGTGCATATCCTAATAACGTGTTTGCACTAGATTCTTCAGTTCCTCTTGTCCTTGAGCTTCCACATGCtccttcaaaaatataaaaatgagttaCATGTAACAAAGctttcaaaatataatattttaattgcaatcaggggcggcttttggggcagtgccagtgtgccatggcaccaccaatgaaagaaacaaaaaataatatcctaaaaaggagttgtaattgtttatttctttctacacgttattcgtatttcatctgaacgagcgcgcgcacagatcgggacgcactcttccagcgtttttccgaacgttggagccagttTGGTGTGGCACTGTCTATGTCCAtttaacactgtacaaaaggctactgattctagtttatatgcgtttcttatggcagactttgagccgaattcaatttgactcagtagttaacattctgcccgctagagcacagtaatgcagaaatttcgctagatggcagggttgttagAGACGTTAGGTAGGAAATCATCAACCGCAGACTTTCACgaacacacaagttaaagttccgcgcctaAATCTTAATGTAAAGTTACCATTCAAAACTAATGCAtagaacttggatttgaatgtgtaaatgatTATCCATTTAACAATATTcaatgcagagatagtcatggttctttttagaaagataaatagttttttcatattatgtaacactatttgttaattttgtgtcaTATTTGCTTTATttcgcggcaactaaatatcgctacactgttgctagtgttgatgcttttgttaacaaTACATGAGAtatgtgcaggacatgaacatgtgttattcaggctgcTACCTTGGATTCATCAGCctgtttaaataaagtgcaaacgtattcatttattatctatatcactgttCATCTtttgtgtttttgccagtaattttactagttataaaagtaatttgtatttgatttaacaatactgagaaagttttgcattatctgtatctgtaaatttcgttattaggttcggaaatgttattgtaactgttactaagtacattattaactgcacacctggtaaaatagcaggtttaattaatgttttatttaacataatgtaaatgtGAGCTGTGATTATCACCTTTTGCTTGGGTGATTTGCgtacaaccttttttttttttggcaccaccaccagaatgcctcactgACCGCCACTGATTGCAGTATAATAACAACAATTTGTTACAATGCGAAATATGAGGCACTGCGGATCTTAGGGGAGACTTGACAAAGAATCTCGATTGCCTGTTCGCCCCTAATTTCCATAACGTCTCATATATCCTGAGTGAATAAGTAGGTGAATCACAAGAAGTCGATTTTTTTGGAAGAGTGGGTTCCCCCATTCCCCTCACGAGGAAAACATCATTTATGTTAAATGATACaggttctctccctggtcgctctacaggcacaacccactgcagtgagtatgaaactttaccacatgtgcttgggagttgcccacacgAAGAAGTATTTAGAATAAAATGTCACAACACCATATGTTCTATGACCGCAGATACACTTTGATTAAAAAATTTAGAAGTCCaagaggaagttcattgtattgctgatggtgggagcaatcatAGGATCAATATCATAGCTatatagacttcaacaaacaaaatttgataacacaatcccaagggaaaaaatggaactctctgcatcaaaatccacagttaattcccgatttatcacgaaaatcgtctgtagctgcatttagattggcaacaggccatgattgtttggccaaacacctgcatagaattggaatatatcagtcccctaactgcccattgtgcaactcaaaccaagaaatggattcggaacacctcaaaatctgtgcttctgtggctggtcatgataatatctttgaaaaatattggagtgcaagagatcaaatgactttattgtcaaatgcctggcattagaaaacaacaacataccatagctataaacggaaataaacagacagccgaaataattgatcttaCGATCAGATTTCAAAtttcagccactcaaccatctgaagtgaactgaaaaagaaaatctacgagtccacaattcagtacctatcagcaaAATATAACACTGAAAAAAATCAGAGtcaccggtctcttcttcggagcgagaggcaccattctgAAAACCTTTgtgaagtggagggaaaaatacaagctgaagagagatcttcaagatgtcaTCGTCACTACCaattaccataataaaattttctgtagcgatatttcacAAGCATCTTTATGGagtacactcaatttaaattgtctAGGTTCTATTTTTTCTCatatgtcttaatctcttttgtttgaaacctgcttatataatttttcattaaaaattttattgtgagctattctgtatcGCAAGGCAAACCAAAAATATTggctaataaattaaattaatagtaatattattattattattattaatattattattattattattattaatattattattattattattatattaattttatttatgaatcagaTATATAATTAAAAGTAGGCTTAATTATATTTTGCATAGCAGGGTAAATTATATAaaactgtttcattttttttttacttggttatttcatgatgctgtatcaactactagattatttagcgtcgttgggatgggtgatagcgagatggaattCGGCGAGATGAAGCAGAGagttcgtcatagattacctgacatctgccttacagttgggaaaaacatcggaaaagacccaatcaggtaatcagcccaagcgggaatcgaacccacatccaAGTGaaactcctgatcggcaggcaagcacctcagccaactgagctacgccagtgcaATGAATGGATGTACTGGCTGATGATTTCAAATTCTTGTGAAAATTATTCACTATAACCTTtagaaatggaggaaaaagaaAAGCACTATGGGCATAATAGGCCAACTCTAAGCACCTCTGTCCCAAGACGCACTTCATTCAAGCGACAGAATTGATTAAACAcaactgaaattttaaatttgaaagctATAGTAGTATTCTTTGCCTCTGATTTAAGATATAAAATAAGTTATCTGAGACTTGAATGATTCACATTCTCAGATTACACACTAGATTGTCTCTTCTAGCATTCTATAATATACTTGTGCTTTCTAAGGTTAAAGTACTCTGTCATTATGCCACTACAGAGCAGTAGTAACTTAATAAATTATAGAAGGGTCTcaacacaacttttaacaatatATGTTGTTATATCTTAATACTTTCAGAATTATGAGCTCCCATCATGGCAATGGAGGCAAAATTATCTTGTTTCTTAATGACAGAATACAAGCAACTCTGTTGTTCTTTTACTACCTATCTCAGGAGACTCTCCACCGTTGTCTGGAACAATAGCATCACCGCCATCTTCAGGAGATGGTTCCGCAACAAAACAGTGAAAATATGGATGCTCACAATTAAATCCGTCTTCTTCCAACACTAAAACACAGAAAACAAAGTGCAGTAATGTCCAGAATTTATTAATAGAGCATGCATTTGCGTAATGCAAAACATAATAGGCTAACCTCGGCATTTAAACCATCCAGAAAATTCAGGCCTCATTTCACCAAGCACAggcatatttttatgctatatcaTTTGTTATTGTCCAACAAatacgaaattaaaaataaaattaaccatGTGTAATAAATTTACTTAGGTATTATTGCAATAATGCTGAAATATCAGCAGATTAAACAGGGAAgtcagtgataataataataataataataataataataataataataataataataataataataataataatattttcattattgtaatatgttggATCTTAAAATAACTTCTATATAGGCATAttagaaagttaaaaatatattgtctatttatttattttttttttatttaaccagctagtaagtacaaattaaatttataaaacaaaaatgtttctagccactactgtaagagccaagctcatgtacggtgtggtcttagccaataatataatataaaatttacaaggacagtttactaaatacagtacagtaagtaactaattcaaaccaataaataacacacaagagcaaaaaaagaaagagaaaaagagagaaaaaacacatttaatataaattcacaatcagacagaagccactgatattcaataaaaacatgaatatagtcgacagaaataaaagataaaaaatacatttgttaatattatgtaatatcatgaataattttataaatctgttttttaaaagctttaattttaaaatatttcaaatttggaaaatggtttgtaattttattataaagtcttgggccgaaactagcaccatgtttaagagttgcacttgtatgacatttaggctcaattaatgggaaattaaatttgttgggtaatccatattttcggtcagacaaatttttattaattttccatGTAATAAAAtcaatggattaagtacagatgatgctactccaccccaatttattatagcatttgtattaatgattgtactacagctaaaaatattattctcaat
It encodes:
- the LOC138703645 gene encoding thialysine N-epsilon-acetyltransferase-like isoform X1, with protein sequence MNGFTIREARREDCREIKRLIQELAEFEKMGDVRKIDTDVLEEDGFNCEHPYFHCFVAEPSPEDGGDAIVPDNGGESPEIGACGSSRTRGTEESSANTLLGYALYFYTYSTWKGKALYLEDLYITPSCRGQGLGSALFNRVAKRAFESGCCRLDFAVLNWNPAQEFYKAKGAVNMTEEEGWHHYRLEREALEKLALGLHKADVTNE
- the LOC138703645 gene encoding thialysine N-epsilon-acetyltransferase-like isoform X3, translated to MELANYSQKPEDAKVETHMLEEDGFNCEHPYFHCFVAEPSPEDGGDAIVPDNGGESPEIGACGSSRTRGTEESSANTLLGYALYFYTYSTWKGKALYLEDLYITPSCRGQGLGSALFNRVAKRAFESGCCRLDFAVLNWNPAQEFYKAKGAVNMTEEEGWHHYRLEREALEKLALGLHKADVTNE
- the LOC138703645 gene encoding thialysine N-epsilon-acetyltransferase-like isoform X2 encodes the protein MNGFTIREARREDCREIKRLIQELANYSQKPEDAKVETHMLEEDGFNCEHPYFHCFVAEPSPEDGGDAIVPDNGGESPEIGACGSSRTRGTEESSANTLLGYALYFYTYSTWKGKALYLEDLYITPSCRGQGLGSALFNRVAKRAFESGCCRLDFAVLNWNPAQEFYKAKGAVNMTEEEGWHHYRLEREALEKLALGLHKADVTNE